The following coding sequences are from one Salvia hispanica cultivar TCC Black 2014 chromosome 3, UniMelb_Shisp_WGS_1.0, whole genome shotgun sequence window:
- the LOC125216271 gene encoding elongator complex protein 3-like, which produces MAAVEVMPEARKLPRPGRGGVIGHGLSEEEARVKAIAEIVSTMVDLSRKGQDVDLNAVKSAACRKYGLSKAPKLVEMIAALPESEKEALLPKLRAKPVRTASGIAVVAVMSKPHRCPHIATTGNICVYCPGGPDSDFEYSTQSYTGYEPTSMRAIRARYNPYVQARSRIDQLKRLGHSVDKVEFILMGGTFMSLPAEYRDYFTRNLHDALSGHTSANVEEAVSYSEHSAIKCIGMTIETRPDYCLGPHLRQMLSYGCTRLEIGVQSTYEDVARDTNRGHTVAAVADCFSLAKDAGFKVVAHMMPDLPHVGVERDMESFKEFFESPRFRADGLKIYPTLVIRGTGLYELWKTGRYRNYPPEQLVDIIARILAMVPPWTRVYRVQRDIPMPLVTSGVEKGNLRELALARMDDLGLKCRDVRTREAGIQDIHHKIKPEEVQLVRRDYTANEGWETFLSYEDTRQDILVGLLRLRKCGKNVTCPELTGKCSIVRELHVYGTAVPVHGRDADKLQHQGYGTLLMEEAERIATSEHRSKKLAVISGVGTRHYYRKLGYELEGPYMVKYLK; this is translated from the exons atgGCGGCGGTGGAAGTCATGCCTGAGGCTCGGAAGCTCCCGCGGCCTGGTCGCGGCGGAGTAATCGGCCACGGACTCTCCGAAGAAGAAGCCCGCGTCAAAGCAATCGCTGAAATAGTGTCCACAATGGTTGATCTCTCGCGCAAGGGCCAGGACGTTGACCTAAATGCCGTCAAATCGGCGGCGTGCCGGAAATACGGGCTCTCCAAGGCGCCGAAGCTCGTCGAGATGATAGCAGCGCTGCCGGAATCCGAGAAGGAGGCTTTGCTGCCCAAACTCCGGGCTAAGCCAGTGCGAACGGCGTCTGGTATTGCGGTGGTTGCCGTGATGTCGAAGCCTCACCGCTGCCCACATATTGCAACGACAGGGAATATATGCGTGTATTGCCCCGGTGGCCCCGATTCCGATTTCGAGTACAGCACGCAGAGTTATACGGGATATGAGCCTACTAGCATGAGAGCTATTAGGGCTAG ATACAACCCTTATGTCCAGGCAAGAAGCAGAATCGATCAGCTTAAGAGATTGGGTCACAGTGTTGACAAG GTCGAGTTCATCTTGATGGGTGGTACTTTTATGTCATTGCCCGCAGAGTACCGTGATTATTTTACTAGGAATCTACATGATGCTTTATCGGGCCACACTTCCGCCAATGTTGAAGAAGCAGTATCTTACTCTGAGCACAGTGCAATAAAGTGTATTGGGATGACAATCGAGAC GCGGCCAGACTACTGCTTGGGACCACATTTGAGGCAGATGCTTTCATATGGTTGTACAAGACTGGAAATTGGAGTTCAGAGCACATATGAGGATGTTGCTCGTGACACCAATAGGGGTCACACTGTAGCAGCTGTGGCTGATTGCTTTTCCTTAGCAAAGGATGCTGGATTCAAG GTAGTAGCTCATATGATGCCTGATCTTCCACATGTTGGTGTCGAGAGAGACATGGAAAGTTTTAAAGAGTTCTTTGAGAGCCCTCGCTTTAGAGCTGATGGGCTAAAAATCTATCCCACCCTAGTCATTCGTGGAACAGGACTTTATGAGCTTTGGAAGACTGGCAG GTATAGAAATTATCCTCCTGAACAGCTTGTTGACATCATAGCTCGGATTCTAGCTATGGTTCCTCCTTGGACTCGGGTTTATCGAGTTCAACGAGATATCCCTATGCCTCTAGTTACTTCTGGTGTTGAGAAGGGTAATCTTCGGGAACTAGCTTTAGCAAGGATGGATGATTTGGGCTTGAAATGCAGAGATGTTAGAACACGTGAAGCGGGTATCCAG GACATTCACCACAAGATAAAACCAGAGGAAGTCCAGCTTGTTCGCCGTGATTATACAGCAAATGAGGGATGGGAGACCTTTCTTTCATATGAAGACACTCGCCAG GATATTCTTGTTGGGCTACTGCGTTTGCGGAAATGTGGAAAGAATGTGACTTGCCCAGAGCTTACGGGGAAGTGTTCAATTGTTCGTGAATTGCATGTTTATGGGACAGCAGTTCCTGTTCATGGGCGGGACGCTGATAAACTGCAACATCAAGGTTATGGTACACTATTGATGGAGGAGGCCGAACGGATTGCTACAAGCGAACACAGATCGAAAAAGTTAGCCGTGATTTCAGGTGTAGGAACGAGGCATTACTATAGAAAGTTGGGGTACGAGCTTGAAGGTCCGTACATGGTGAAATACctcaaatga
- the LOC125210917 gene encoding telomere length regulation protein TEL2 homolog yields MAVGGEESPRKKRAELERRVLERVGNVISSIDDAKHVDQVVIALHSLAVCLFPLNPDSISGSVDEKYRDELGAVEVPSQDEKTEWWRVFYKGSGFRVCARVLLYDVASNWLACFPASARKHVYDAFFVDGCATEIVQVVVPCLQPGESGSYDSTAVISNAERLLVICLLDNDLVCQMTREFAGNCHFEDLSHEQVKKAISATSQLITSIPDKTRRAAPASLTPRLFFKNLTSQLLHGVEEWDLKFVEESDVAYNSHVNGVILFIGEAFARISRRGSTDIMIREMILKILVKVRSVLSSTSDLALSEIFESRPGIRFWLKIIEAVNDSHSVERIAEELLRQLATQKANEVEGYWILWMLFSRIYKQHPSVRFTFMEKFLFWKVFPTCCLRWIIHFAVLECPPQSASSKSYNARSLSDAVHHLIVAWSRREFVQSSSTEQQIYVTAALGLCLQQMTKEDLNATKDALHLILQGISCRLENPVYLIRKMASSIALVFSKIIDPDNPLYLDDSCQEETIDWDFGLATPREVSATATVPGEEKTEERESSSNQISGNETQKSAEKGVHVSKSRKNKESAFNIIDPDEIIDPAELNNEYTLQEGSDYESDDSETSSASSLQPYDLTDDDADLKRKFTQLVDVVGALRKSDDAEGVEKALDAAEKLIRASPDELKYLASDLGKALVQVRCSESTVEGEEDSAEERRQKALVGLIATRPLESLESMHKLLYSPNVDTSQRIMILDVMTDAAQELANTRILTSEHRPATLISSLDQPWFTPRNDGPPGAGSWKEISSTETPLNWSYSYERELTSKASQNRKGKSRRWSLKHPTHDSQLEWSQNSFPQYAAAFMLPAMQGHDQKTHGVNLLGRDFIVLGKLIHTLGVCIKCAAMHPEASVLATPLLDMLRSREISHHPEAYVRRSVLFTASCILVALHPSFVASAVAEGNIEISEGLDWIHRWALKVAESDTDRECHTLAVGCLQLHAEMALQASRALESSSSTTAQGITLFPATSKTTIKIPFLNS; encoded by the exons ATGGCTGTTGGAGGAGAAGAATCACCCCGGAAGAAAAGGGCAGAACTTGAGAGAAGAGTACTGGAGAGAGTGGGAAACGTAATCTCCTCCATTGATGACGCCAAGCATGTCGACCAAGTCGTCATAGCTCTCCACTCTCTGGCCGTCTGCCTATTCCCCCTCAATCCCGATTCTATTTCAG GTAGTGTTGATGAGAAATATCGAGACGAG TTAGGGGCTGTGGAGGTTCCTAGCCAAGATGAGAAAACTGAATGGTGGCGTGTATTCTATAAAGGATCTGGGTTCCGTGTATGTGCTAGAGTGTTGTTGTATG ATGTTGCTTCCAACTGGCTAGCCTGCTTTCCCGCTTCCGCGAGGAAGCATGTATATGATGCATTCTTTGTAGATGGGTGTGCCACTGAGATAGTTCAGGTGGTGGTTCCTTGTCTTCAGCCTGGTGAAAGTGGCAGTTATGATTCAACTGCTGTGATCTCGAATGCAGAAAG ATTACTTGTGATTTGCCTGCTGGACAATGATTTGGTATGTCAGATGACTAGAGAGTTTGCTGGTAATTGTCACTTTGAAGACCTCAGCCATGAACAAGTAAAGAAGGCCATTTCTGCAACCTCACAGCTGATTACATCAATTCCAGACAAAACAAGACGAGCAGCTCCAGCTTCACTCACCCCACG TTTATTCTTCAAAAACCTAACCAGTCAACTTCTCCATGGTGTGGAGGAATgggatttgaaatttgtagaAGAGTCAGATGTTGCATATAACAGCCACGTGAATGGTGTTATACTTTTTATTGGAGAAGCATTTGCCCGCATTAGTCGTCGGGGATCTACTG ATATCATGATAAGGGAGATGATTCTAAAGATCCTCGTAAAAGTCCGAAGTGTCTTGTCATCAACTTCTGATCTTGCCTTGAGTGAAATATTTGAGTCAAGACCTGGTATTCGCTTCTGGCTGAAGATTATTGAGGCAGTAAATGATTCTCATTCAGTGGAGAGAATAGCTGAAGAACTTTTGCGTCAACTGGCTACTCAAAAAGCTAACGAGGTTGAAGGGTACTGGATTTTATGGATGCTTTTTAGCCGGATCTACAAACAACACCCTTCTGTCAG ATTCACTTTTATGGAGAAGTTTTTGTTCTGGAAAGTATTTCCCACCTGTTGCTTGAGATGGATTATTCACTTTGCTGTGCTTGAATGTCCCCCTCAAAGTGCTTCGTCAAAATCTTATAATGCTCGAAGTCTATCGGACGCAGTGCACCATCTTATAGTAGCATGGTCTAGAAGAGAGTTTGTCCAATCATCTTCAACTGAGCAACAAATCT ATGTAACTGCTGCTTTAGGTCTTTGCCTGCAGCAGATGACTAAAGAAGATCTAAATGCAACAAAAGATGCATTGCACTTAATTCTTCAGGGAATTAGTT GTAGATTGGAGAACCCTGTATATTTGATTCGAAAAATGGCAAGCAGTATTGCTTTAGTATTTTCAAAGATTATAGACCCCGATAATCCTTTGTATCTTGACGATAGTTGTCAGGAAGAAACCATTGACTGGGACTTTGGTTTAGCAACCCCAAGAGAGGTCTCTGCCACTGCAACAGTGCCTGGTGAAGAAAAGACTGAAGAAAGAGAAAGCTCTTCTAACCAAATATCAGGAAATGAAACTCAAAAGAGTGCAGAAAAGGGGGTTCATGTCTCTAAATCTCGGAAGAACAAGGAATCAGCGTTTAATATAATTGACCCGGATGAGATTATTGATCCAGCAGAACTAAATAATGAATACACCCTTCAAGAAGGGAGTGACTACGAAAGTGATGATTCTGAGACATCTAGCGCCTCATCATTACAACCCTACGACTTGACTGATGATGATGCAGATCTGAAAAGGAAGTTTACACAGTTGGTAGATGTGGTTGGAGCATTAAGAAAATCAGATGACGCTGAGGGT GTTGAAAAGGCCCTTGATGCTGCTGAGAAGCTCATTCGTGCATCACCAGATGAGCTTAAATATCTCGCCAGTGATCTGGGTAAAGCTCTTGTGCAGGTTCGTTGCTCTGAGTCCACTGTcgaaggagaagaagattcggcagaagaaagaagacagaagGCCCTGGTGGGTTTAATTGCCACAAGACCTCTCGAGTCACTTGAAAGCATGCACAAATTGCTTTATTCACCTAATGTTGACACCAGTCAGCGGATAATGATCTTGGATGTGATGACTGATGCAGCTCAGGAGCTTGCAAATACTAGAATTTTGACATCAGAACATCGACCAGCGACTCTGATATCCTCCTTAGACCAACCATGGTTCACACCAAGAAATGATGGTCCTCCCGGGGCAGGGTCTTGGAAAGAGATTTCTTCAACAGAAACTCCTCTAAACTGGTCTTATTCTTATGAAAGAGAGTTAACATCAAAAGCAAGTCAGAATAGGAAGGGAAAGTCACGTCGATGGAGCCTCAAACATCCAACACATGACAGCCAGTTGGAATGGTCTCAAAATAGTTTTCCTCAATATGCTGCAGCATTTATGCTCCCGGCCATGCAGGGGCACGATCAAAAGACACACGGGGTTAATTTACTAGGAAGGGATTTCATTGTCCTCGGGAAACTCATCCACACGCTCGGTGTTTGTATAAAATGTGCAGCAATGCACCCCGAAGCCTCTGTTCTAGCCACCCCTCTTCTGGACATGCTAAGATCCAG GGAGATATCTCACCATCCAGAAGCATATGTGAGAAGGTCTGTCCTTTTCACAGCGTCGTGTATTCTAGTGGCCCTCCACCCCTCGTTCGTTGCCTCTGCGGTGGCTGAAGGAAATATTGAAATCTCAGAAGGGCTCGACTGGATACACAGATGGGCGCTAAAAGTAGCCGAGTCGGATACAGACAGAGAATGCCACACG